A genomic region of Papaver somniferum cultivar HN1 chromosome 7, ASM357369v1, whole genome shotgun sequence contains the following coding sequences:
- the LOC113295539 gene encoding uncharacterized protein LOC113295539 — MLQQSMADVSVKEKQVVQTWSPPPSDHFKLNMDASFNLDTSEFVVGLIICDSTGQSYAIKGRYFHGGIDFEQAECLAMKEAILWARECNLNKVILEGDNLNVINSIRQSTSSVHWMNQGIINDIKLLLSNTSCFVVNHVNRSENYVAHSVAKKASSDKTSFDFHL; from the coding sequence ATGTTGCAACAATCTATGGCAGATGTATCTGTGAAAGAGAAGCAAGTAGTTCAAACTTGGTCTCCTCCACCTTCAGATCATTTTAAACTCAATATGGATGCATCGTTTAATCTTGATACTTCTGAATTTGTTGTTGGTCTAATAATCTGTGATTCCACAGGACAAAGCTACGCCATCAAGGGAAGATACTTCCATGGAGGAATAGATTTCGAACAAGCAGAGTGCCTAGCCATGAAAGAAGCAATCTTGTGGGCTAGAGAATGCAATCTTAACAAAGTTATTCTGGAAGGAGATAACTTGAATGTCATTAACTCTATCAGGCAGTCAACTTCTTCAGTGCACTGGATGAACCAAGGAATCATTAATGACATTAAGTTGTTGCTGTCTAATACCTCCTGTTTTGTTGTAAATCATGTTAATAGATCGGAAAATTATGTAGCTCATAGTGTAGCTAAGAAAGCTAGTAGTGACAAAACCTCTTTTGATTTTCACTTGTAA